The Croceicoccus marinus genome contains a region encoding:
- a CDS encoding Y-family DNA polymerase: MPPTSDRTPNRRVLAIWCARLSIDRWRQAETSGGEEPDTPLALIIETAHGPRITATTRAAEAAGVRTGTMLADARAICPALEVRPADPAGDLAFLERLAVWAQRWGPWSALDPPDGVIVDITGAAHLFGGEQRLLDDAARVSRARGLSVRLAIAPTAGAAWALAHFGAVRAGTGGLVLAEGEDIEASLAQLPIAALRLDDDVLLVLRRLGLKRLGDLDGIGRDALSRRFRNRRSAMANPLMRRDQMIGLVPEPMLPVVETPPAMVQLRLMEPIRHLPLLETVLSDLAAAMMRKLEGRGEGARRLELACWRVDGEVVIRTLELAASTRDAAHVCRLFAERIATIDAGLGIEMARLVTRWAEPLQLAQADLDASAQVHGTSLAACVDRLTSRLGAQAVRRPVAHASHVPERAQRWQAPLAPLPAGQESFAFHARPLKLLDRAEMIAVLYATPDGLPQRFRWRDKVHDVMRAEGPERIAPEWWREKGSARLRDYYRIEDREGRRFWIYRLGLIGDGRGNAPDWYMQGLFA, from the coding sequence ATGCCGCCGACCAGCGATCGCACGCCCAATCGGCGCGTGCTGGCGATCTGGTGCGCGCGGCTGTCGATCGATCGCTGGCGGCAGGCTGAGACAAGCGGCGGGGAGGAACCCGATACCCCGCTCGCCCTGATCATCGAGACTGCCCACGGCCCCCGCATCACCGCCACGACCCGCGCGGCGGAAGCGGCGGGCGTGCGTACCGGCACCATGCTGGCCGACGCGCGCGCCATCTGTCCCGCGCTGGAAGTGCGCCCCGCCGATCCGGCGGGCGATCTTGCCTTCCTGGAACGTCTGGCCGTCTGGGCGCAGCGCTGGGGCCCGTGGAGCGCGCTGGACCCGCCCGACGGGGTGATCGTCGACATCACCGGGGCGGCCCATCTCTTCGGCGGCGAGCAGCGCCTGCTGGACGATGCGGCGCGCGTGTCCCGGGCGCGCGGGCTCAGCGTGCGGCTGGCCATCGCTCCCACGGCGGGCGCGGCCTGGGCGCTCGCGCATTTCGGCGCGGTGCGCGCTGGCACAGGTGGGCTGGTGCTGGCCGAGGGTGAGGATATCGAGGCCAGCCTGGCGCAATTGCCGATCGCGGCCTTGCGGCTGGACGACGATGTGCTGCTGGTGCTCCGCCGCCTGGGGCTGAAGCGGCTGGGCGATCTGGACGGGATCGGCCGGGATGCGCTGTCGCGCCGTTTCCGCAACCGCCGGTCGGCGATGGCCAATCCGCTGATGCGGCGCGACCAGATGATCGGCCTGGTGCCCGAACCGATGCTGCCGGTGGTCGAGACGCCGCCCGCCATGGTGCAATTGCGCCTGATGGAGCCGATCCGCCACCTGCCTTTGCTCGAAACGGTGCTTTCCGACCTGGCGGCGGCCATGATGCGCAAGCTGGAAGGGCGGGGCGAAGGTGCGCGCCGGCTTGAACTGGCCTGCTGGCGCGTGGATGGAGAAGTGGTGATCCGCACGCTGGAACTGGCCGCATCCACGCGCGATGCGGCCCATGTCTGCCGCCTGTTTGCCGAGCGCATCGCCACCATCGATGCCGGGCTGGGCATCGAGATGGCACGGCTTGTCACGCGCTGGGCCGAGCCATTGCAACTGGCGCAGGCCGATCTCGATGCTTCGGCGCAGGTGCATGGCACCAGCCTTGCGGCCTGTGTCGACAGGCTGACGTCGCGGCTGGGGGCGCAGGCCGTGCGGCGGCCCGTCGCCCATGCCAGCCATGTGCCCGAACGCGCCCAGCGCTGGCAGGCGCCGCTGGCCCCCTTGCCGGCAGGGCAGGAAAGCTTCGCCTTCCACGCTCGCCCGCTCAAGCTGCTGGACAGGGCGGAGATGATCGCGGTGCTCTATGCCACGCCCGATGGCCTGCCCCAGCGCTTTCGCTGGCGCGACAAGGTGCATGACGTGATGCGCGCCGAGGGGCCCGAACGGATCGCCCCGGAATGGTGGCGCGAAAAGGGCTCTGCGCGGCTGCGCGACTATTACCGGATCGAGGACCGCGAGGGGCGGCGCTTCTGGATCTATCGGCTGGGCCTGATCGGCGACGGGCGGGGCAATGCGCCCGACTGGTACATGCAGGGACTGTTCGCATGA
- a CDS encoding putative DNA modification/repair radical SAM protein produces MIQKTIIERLKVLADAAKYDASCASSGTNKRDSRGGKGIGSTEGMGICHAYAPDGRCISLLKLLLTNHCIFDCHYCVNRKSSNVERARFTPQEVADLTISFYKRNYIEGLFLSSGIIRNSDHTMEQLVETARILREEHDFRGYIHLKTIPEADAEIVRRAGLYADRVSINVELPTVAGLVRLAPDKNAQTIDGAMGTMNDAITEARDAKKRFRHAPRYAPAGQSTQMIVGADGASDADIVNRASALYGQHRLRRVYYSAFSPIPDASAVLPLRRPPLIREHRLYQSDWLMRFYGYSPGEVAQAAGADGMLPLDIDPKLAWALKFRESFPVDVNRAPKEALLRVPGLGTRGVGQILSARRHRTLRLDDIAKLTVSVAKLRPFIVTADWRPVTLTDRADLKALVAPDAGRQLDLFAA; encoded by the coding sequence ATGATACAGAAAACGATAATCGAAAGACTGAAGGTGCTGGCGGATGCCGCCAAATATGATGCGTCCTGCGCATCGTCGGGCACGAACAAACGTGACAGCCGCGGGGGCAAGGGCATCGGGTCCACCGAAGGCATGGGCATCTGCCATGCCTATGCACCCGACGGGCGGTGTATCTCGCTGCTCAAGCTGCTGCTGACCAATCATTGCATCTTCGATTGCCACTACTGCGTGAACCGCAAGAGCTCGAACGTGGAGCGGGCGCGCTTCACGCCGCAGGAAGTGGCCGATCTGACGATCTCGTTCTACAAGCGCAATTATATCGAGGGGCTGTTCCTGTCCTCGGGCATCATCCGCAATTCCGACCACACGATGGAGCAGCTGGTCGAAACCGCGCGCATCCTGCGCGAGGAGCATGATTTCCGCGGCTACATCCACCTCAAGACCATTCCCGAGGCCGATGCAGAAATCGTGCGCCGCGCCGGGCTCTATGCCGACCGGGTGTCGATCAATGTCGAACTGCCCACCGTGGCCGGGCTGGTGCGGCTGGCGCCCGACAAGAATGCGCAGACCATCGATGGCGCGATGGGCACGATGAACGATGCCATCACCGAGGCGCGCGACGCGAAGAAGCGCTTTCGCCATGCGCCCCGCTATGCACCCGCGGGCCAGTCGACCCAGATGATCGTCGGGGCCGACGGAGCCAGCGATGCCGATATCGTCAATCGGGCCAGCGCGCTTTACGGCCAGCACCGGCTGCGGCGCGTCTATTACTCGGCCTTCAGCCCCATTCCCGATGCCAGCGCGGTGCTGCCGCTGAGGCGCCCGCCGCTGATCCGCGAGCATCGGCTGTACCAGTCGGACTGGCTGATGCGCTTCTACGGCTATTCGCCGGGCGAGGTGGCGCAGGCCGCCGGTGCGGATGGCATGCTGCCGCTGGACATCGATCCCAAGCTGGCCTGGGCGCTGAAGTTTCGCGAAAGCTTTCCGGTCGATGTGAACCGCGCGCCAAAGGAAGCGCTGCTGCGGGTGCCGGGGCTGGGTACGCGCGGGGTGGGGCAGATCCTCAGCGCGCGGCGGCATCGCACCCTGCGGCTGGACGATATCGCGAAGCTGACCGTGTCGGTGGCCAAGCTGCGGCCCTTCATCGTCACGGCCGACTGGCGGCCCGTGACGCTGACCGACCGGGCCGATCTGAAGGCGCTGGTCGCCCCCGATGCGGGGCGGCAACTGGACCTGTTCGCGGCATGA
- a CDS encoding UdgX family uracil-DNA binding protein (This protein belongs to the uracil DNA glycosylase superfamily, members of which act in excision repair of DNA. However, it belongs more specifically to UdgX branch, whose founding member was found to bind uracil in DNA (where it does not belong), without cleaving it, appears to promote DNA repair by a pathway involving RecA, rather than base excision.), with product MTALQHVRLGAYHVVPMAAPDDFGEWRDHARRMVMADVPPDRIAWTEPGGPAGNLFTHGDRRLPVPDRDAAQPRVSRRFMEIAKTVIMHSDPERFGLLYRVLWRLQSKPRLIEDAADGDIRAMADMARAVRRDIHKMRAFLRFREVEHEEGEYFVAWFEPFHHILRHNAGFFTRRFANMRWSILTPRGSLHWDGETLREGPAATRADAPTGDPVEEMWRGYYASIFNPARLKIGAMLKEMPRKYWKNMPEAQLIPELVAGAQAREAAMVSAGAMDEEERPETLDAVDKAIHACSRCPIGELHNTAVMGEGPAGAPLMIVGEQPGDNEDLQGRPFVGPAGQLLDVHLEQVGIDRKAAYVTNAVKHFKYVQRGKRRLHQSPAAKEIDICRWWVEAERSIVKPGLVLAMGASAARAMLGKTVSITKARGKPIELEDGSELWVTAHPSYLLRLEGAAREEQTRLFDQDLAAVAARLKALA from the coding sequence ATGACGGCGCTTCAGCATGTCAGGCTGGGTGCCTATCACGTGGTGCCGATGGCCGCGCCGGACGATTTCGGCGAATGGCGCGATCATGCGCGGCGCATGGTCATGGCCGACGTTCCGCCCGACCGCATCGCATGGACCGAACCGGGCGGCCCGGCGGGCAATCTGTTCACCCATGGCGACCGCCGCCTGCCCGTGCCCGACAGGGACGCCGCGCAGCCGCGCGTATCGCGCCGCTTCATGGAAATCGCGAAGACGGTCATCATGCATTCCGATCCGGAACGCTTTGGCCTGCTCTACCGCGTGCTGTGGCGGCTGCAGTCGAAACCGCGGCTGATCGAGGATGCGGCCGATGGCGACATCCGCGCCATGGCCGACATGGCGCGCGCGGTCCGGCGCGACATTCACAAAATGCGCGCCTTCCTGCGCTTCCGCGAGGTCGAGCATGAGGAGGGCGAGTATTTCGTCGCCTGGTTCGAACCGTTCCACCACATCCTGCGCCACAACGCGGGGTTCTTCACGCGCCGCTTCGCCAACATGCGCTGGTCGATCCTGACCCCGCGCGGCAGCCTGCACTGGGACGGCGAGACGCTGCGCGAAGGCCCCGCCGCCACGCGCGCCGATGCGCCCACCGGCGATCCGGTGGAGGAGATGTGGCGCGGCTATTACGCATCCATTTTCAATCCGGCGCGTTTGAAGATCGGGGCCATGCTAAAGGAAATGCCCCGCAAGTACTGGAAGAACATGCCCGAGGCGCAGCTCATTCCCGAACTCGTCGCGGGCGCGCAGGCGCGAGAGGCGGCGATGGTATCGGCAGGTGCGATGGATGAGGAAGAGCGGCCTGAAACGCTGGACGCGGTGGACAAGGCAATCCACGCCTGCAGCCGCTGCCCGATCGGCGAACTGCACAACACGGCGGTAATGGGCGAGGGGCCTGCAGGCGCGCCGCTGATGATCGTGGGCGAACAGCCCGGCGATAACGAGGATCTGCAGGGCCGCCCCTTCGTCGGTCCGGCCGGGCAATTGCTGGACGTGCATCTCGAACAGGTGGGGATCGACCGCAAGGCTGCCTATGTCACCAATGCGGTCAAGCATTTCAAATATGTGCAGCGCGGCAAGCGCCGCCTGCACCAGTCGCCCGCCGCCAAGGAAATCGACATCTGCCGCTGGTGGGTGGAGGCCGAGCGGTCGATCGTGAAGCCGGGGCTCGTGCTGGCGATGGGGGCCAGCGCGGCACGCGCCATGCTGGGCAAGACGGTCTCGATCACCAAGGCGCGGGGCAAGCCGATCGAGCTGGAGGATGGCAGCGAGCTGTGGGTGACCGCGCACCCATCCTACCTGCTCCGCCTGGAAGGGGCCGCGCGCGAGGAACAGACGCGCCTGTTCGACCAGGATCTGGCTGCCGTCGCAGCGCGGCTGAAGGCGCTGGCATGA
- a CDS encoding error-prone DNA polymerase, translating to MPDAPLTPDRRRIDVDPDAIDTPERAPFVELGLVSCFTFLRGASDAVDLITTARALRYDAIGIADANSLAGVVRIHTEAETLRLRPVIGARIETVEGLAFLAYPETRAAYGRLARLISQGRMQTLSGDWQDKGVCEIDLAMLADHAADDGGGALHLIAMPPPDLDGNIAVSLPGNVVPMDGSVPEPAQRGLSFARLVPHLGAMLPSLRHIAVSHLYCGDDVARIERLDILARDNGLSILATNDVHYHAPDRRPLQDVMTAIRHKTTVAKAGHLLHANAERHLKSPREMQRLFARWPHAIAAARDLADRCRFSLNELRYEYPDEIYPGDRTPQQHLEVLTWEGAERRYPDGLPEAIRAVVVRELALIEKLDLARYFLTIKDIVDFARNVDPPILCQGRGSAANSAVCYCLEITAVDPARHALLFDRFISEERKEPPDIDVDFEHERREEVIQHIYEKYGRHRAGLCATVIHYRPRMAIREVGKAMGLSEDVTAKLAGTVWGGWGREIGEAHVAETGMDISDPHLRRVLALTQQMIGMPRHLSQHVGGFILTQGALTETVPIGNGAMPDRSFIEWDKDDIEALGILKVDVLALGMLTCIRKCLDEVADHHGRALTLATVPREDPETYAMLRRGDSLGVFQVESRAQMNMLPRLRPREFYDLVIQVAIVRPGPIQGDMVHPYLKRRRGEERVEIPAPGPAHGPPDELSSILGRTLGVPIFQEQAMKIALDAAKFSSAEANRLRKAMATFRSRGMVDELQDMMVERMVERGYDLEFAQRCFNQIRGFGEYGFPESHAASFAHLVYVSSWLKCHYPAAFACALLNSQPMGFYAPAQIVRDAAEHGVEVRPADVNLSQWDCTLEPAANGRVALRLGMRQVDGLPEHVAARLIAAREDHGNFQDVAALRERSGIPAAHVERLASADAFTSLRLTRRQALWDARSIVSAPPLPLFEAARARDEGAEAVPAILPAMPLSEEVVADYQTMRLSLKAHPMAFLRAGLAERGFIRACDLRERKYRSNVQVAGVVLIRQRPGSAKGVCFITLEDETGVINLVVWPHLKEKYRKVVMGARLMEVRGRVEYDDDVVHVIVQHMVDANHTLHALSDDMMPTAMARADHVASPLPDKAGPRDNLRDDFPRPAPDTAPDGAALPIDPWEPPPAGNRECGFQGRHPRDVRIIPRILPPSRDFH from the coding sequence ATGCCCGACGCCCCGCTTACGCCCGACCGCCGCCGGATCGATGTCGATCCCGATGCGATAGACACGCCCGAAAGAGCCCCTTTCGTCGAGCTGGGGCTGGTGTCGTGCTTTACCTTCCTGCGCGGCGCGTCGGATGCGGTCGATCTGATCACGACGGCGCGTGCACTTCGCTATGACGCGATCGGGATAGCCGATGCCAATTCGCTGGCAGGCGTGGTGCGCATCCATACCGAGGCGGAAACCCTGCGTCTGCGCCCCGTCATCGGCGCGCGGATCGAGACCGTGGAGGGCCTGGCGTTCCTCGCCTATCCCGAAACCCGCGCGGCCTATGGCCGGCTGGCGCGCCTTATCAGCCAGGGGCGCATGCAGACCTTGTCCGGCGACTGGCAGGACAAGGGCGTGTGCGAGATCGACCTGGCCATGCTGGCAGACCATGCCGCCGATGACGGGGGCGGGGCACTTCACCTGATCGCCATGCCACCGCCCGATCTGGATGGGAACATTGCGGTCAGCCTGCCCGGCAATGTCGTTCCGATGGATGGCAGCGTGCCCGAACCGGCCCAGCGGGGGCTTAGCTTTGCCCGGCTTGTGCCGCATCTGGGCGCAATGTTGCCATCCTTGCGCCATATCGCGGTCAGCCACTTGTACTGCGGGGACGATGTCGCGCGGATCGAACGGCTGGATATTCTCGCCCGGGACAACGGGCTGTCGATCCTGGCGACCAATGACGTGCATTACCATGCGCCGGACCGGCGTCCGCTGCAGGACGTGATGACCGCGATCCGTCACAAGACGACGGTGGCCAAGGCGGGCCACCTGCTGCACGCCAATGCCGAACGGCATCTGAAATCGCCGCGCGAGATGCAGCGATTGTTCGCCCGCTGGCCGCATGCGATCGCCGCCGCGCGCGATCTTGCGGATCGCTGCCGCTTCAGCCTGAACGAACTGCGCTACGAATATCCAGACGAGATATATCCCGGCGATCGCACCCCGCAGCAGCATCTGGAAGTGCTGACCTGGGAAGGGGCCGAACGCCGCTATCCGGACGGTCTGCCCGAGGCGATCCGCGCGGTGGTGGTGCGCGAACTGGCATTGATCGAGAAGCTGGACCTGGCCCGCTATTTCCTGACCATCAAGGACATCGTCGATTTCGCGCGCAACGTCGATCCGCCGATCCTGTGCCAGGGGCGTGGGTCCGCGGCCAATTCGGCGGTGTGCTATTGCCTTGAAATCACCGCCGTCGATCCAGCGCGCCACGCCCTGCTATTCGACCGCTTCATTTCCGAGGAGCGCAAGGAACCGCCCGACATCGACGTTGATTTCGAGCATGAGCGGCGCGAGGAAGTGATCCAGCACATCTACGAAAAATACGGGCGCCACCGCGCGGGGCTGTGCGCCACCGTCATCCATTACCGCCCGCGCATGGCTATCCGCGAAGTGGGCAAGGCGATGGGCCTGTCCGAGGATGTGACCGCGAAGCTCGCCGGCACCGTCTGGGGCGGCTGGGGGCGCGAGATCGGCGAGGCGCATGTGGCCGAGACCGGCATGGACATCAGCGATCCGCATCTGCGGCGGGTGCTGGCGCTTACCCAGCAGATGATCGGCATGCCGCGCCATCTGTCGCAGCATGTCGGCGGCTTCATCCTGACCCAGGGCGCGCTGACCGAGACGGTGCCGATCGGCAATGGCGCGATGCCCGATCGCAGCTTCATCGAATGGGACAAGGACGATATCGAGGCGCTGGGCATATTGAAGGTCGACGTACTGGCGCTGGGCATGCTGACCTGCATCCGCAAATGCCTCGACGAAGTGGCCGATCACCATGGCCGTGCGCTGACGCTGGCCACTGTCCCGCGCGAGGATCCCGAGACCTATGCGATGCTGCGGCGGGGGGATTCGCTGGGCGTGTTCCAGGTGGAGAGCCGGGCCCAGATGAACATGCTGCCCCGCCTGCGCCCGCGCGAGTTCTATGACCTTGTCATCCAGGTCGCCATCGTGCGCCCCGGCCCGATCCAGGGCGACATGGTGCATCCCTATCTCAAGCGCCGGCGCGGAGAGGAGCGGGTGGAAATCCCCGCTCCGGGCCCCGCGCACGGGCCGCCCGACGAGCTGTCCAGCATCCTGGGCAGAACGCTGGGCGTGCCGATCTTCCAGGAACAGGCGATGAAGATCGCGCTGGATGCCGCCAAGTTCTCGTCGGCCGAGGCGAACCGGCTGCGCAAGGCGATGGCGACCTTCCGCTCGCGCGGCATGGTGGACGAACTGCAGGACATGATGGTCGAGCGCATGGTGGAGCGCGGCTATGACCTCGAATTCGCGCAGCGCTGCTTCAACCAGATCCGCGGCTTCGGCGAATATGGCTTTCCCGAAAGCCATGCCGCCAGCTTCGCGCATCTGGTCTATGTGTCCAGCTGGCTGAAATGCCATTACCCGGCGGCCTTCGCCTGCGCGCTGCTCAATTCTCAGCCGATGGGTTTCTACGCCCCCGCACAGATCGTGCGCGACGCGGCGGAGCATGGGGTGGAGGTGAGGCCTGCAGACGTGAACCTGTCGCAATGGGATTGCACGCTTGAACCGGCGGCGAACGGGCGCGTGGCGCTGCGGCTGGGGATGCGGCAGGTGGACGGGCTGCCCGAACATGTCGCCGCCCGGTTGATCGCTGCACGCGAGGATCACGGGAATTTCCAGGACGTCGCCGCCCTGCGCGAGCGGTCCGGCATTCCTGCCGCCCACGTCGAGCGGCTGGCCAGCGCCGATGCCTTCACCTCTCTGCGGCTGACCCGCAGGCAGGCCTTGTGGGATGCGCGCTCCATCGTTTCGGCCCCGCCGCTTCCCCTGTTCGAGGCCGCGCGCGCCCGCGACGAGGGTGCGGAGGCCGTTCCGGCCATCCTGCCCGCCATGCCATTGTCCGAGGAAGTGGTCGCCGATTACCAGACGATGCGCCTGTCGCTGAAGGCGCATCCCATGGCCTTCCTGCGCGCGGGCCTTGCCGAACGCGGCTTCATCCGTGCCTGCGACCTGCGCGAGCGCAAATACCGGTCGAACGTGCAGGTGGCGGGCGTCGTGCTGATCCGCCAGCGCCCCGGCAGCGCCAAGGGCGTGTGCTTCATCACGCTGGAGGACGAGACCGGGGTGATCAACCTGGTCGTCTGGCCGCATCTGAAGGAGAAATATCGCAAGGTGGTGATGGGCGCGCGGCTGATGGAAGTGCGCGGGCGCGTCGAGTATGACGACGATGTCGTCCATGTGATCGTGCAGCACATGGTGGACGCCAACCACACGCTGCATGCGCTGTCGGACGACATGATGCCGACCGCCATGGCGCGGGCCGATCACGTGGCCAGCCCGCTGCCCGACAAGGCCGGCCCGCGCGACAATCTGCGCGACGATTTCCCCCGCCCGGCGCCCGATACCGCCCCCGATGGCGCGGCGCTGCCGATCGATCCGTGGGAGCCGCCGCCTGCAGGCAACCGCGAATGCGGCTTCCAGGGGCGCCATCCGCGCGATGTGCGGATCATTCCGCGGATACTTCCGCCTTCCCGGGACTTTCACTGA
- a CDS encoding extensin family protein: protein MKIQKRLPARPFRIDRIAMILLGLLALLAGAHGWFKAHPEHDPRAPLDLDGPEGWATSTKLAALRGDAAMCRKALERVGVEFTSLAPAGEGACRREDRLRIAGSEERGLVLTPAINEASCPVNAAMVWWMRHRVQPAAEESLGSRVASLQQLGTYSCRRVNGASTGGWSEHATANAIDISGFTLEDGRVLTLTEDWSSDEPQDPEAAFLRAARNGACDVFGTVLSPEYNALHADHLHLDQAARGYGSYCR from the coding sequence GTGAAGATCCAGAAGCGCCTGCCCGCCCGCCCGTTTCGCATCGACCGGATCGCCATGATCCTGCTTGGCCTGCTGGCTCTGCTGGCGGGCGCGCATGGCTGGTTCAAGGCACATCCCGAACATGACCCGCGCGCTCCGCTCGACCTGGATGGTCCGGAAGGCTGGGCGACATCGACCAAGCTGGCCGCGCTGCGCGGCGATGCAGCGATGTGCCGCAAAGCGCTGGAAAGGGTCGGGGTGGAATTCACCTCGCTGGCCCCCGCGGGCGAGGGCGCATGTCGGCGCGAGGACAGGCTGCGTATCGCAGGCAGCGAGGAGCGCGGGCTGGTGCTGACCCCAGCGATCAACGAGGCAAGCTGCCCGGTCAATGCGGCGATGGTCTGGTGGATGCGCCACCGCGTGCAACCGGCGGCAGAGGAATCGCTGGGCAGCCGCGTGGCCAGCCTGCAGCAGCTTGGCACCTATAGCTGCCGCCGCGTCAATGGCGCTTCGACCGGCGGGTGGAGTGAACATGCGACCGCCAATGCGATCGATATCTCGGGCTTCACGCTGGAGGATGGGCGGGTGCTGACCCTGACCGAAGACTGGTCGAGCGACGAGCCGCAGGATCCGGAAGCTGCCTTTCTGCGCGCGGCGCGGAACGGCGCATGCGATGTGTTCGGAACCGTGCTGTCGCCGGAGTATAACGCGCTTCATGCCGATCATCTTCATCTGGACCAGGCGGCGCGCGGTTATGGCAGTTACTGCCGTTGA
- the phoB gene encoding phosphate regulon transcriptional regulator PhoB, which yields MPAPRLLLVEDDLSLAELLQYRFEAEGYEVHVTGDGDEALILADEQAPDLVILDWMVEGTSGIEICRRLRRDKETAHVPIVMLTARGSEDDRIRGLETGADDYVTKPFSPRELIARVGAVLRRVRPALAGEMLEVGDIKLDATSHKATRRGHSLQLGPTEFRLLRFFMEHPGRVFSRGQLLDAVWGTGSDIELRTVDVHIRRLRKGLTVEGSKDPVRTVRSAGYAFEAA from the coding sequence GTGCCCGCACCGCGCCTGCTTCTCGTCGAAGACGATCTCTCGCTTGCCGAACTGCTGCAATACCGGTTCGAGGCCGAGGGTTACGAAGTGCATGTCACCGGCGACGGTGACGAAGCGCTGATCCTGGCCGACGAGCAGGCCCCCGACCTCGTCATTCTGGACTGGATGGTCGAAGGCACCAGCGGTATCGAAATCTGCCGCCGCCTGCGCCGCGACAAGGAAACGGCGCATGTCCCCATCGTCATGCTGACCGCGCGCGGCAGCGAGGACGACCGCATCCGCGGCCTGGAAACGGGCGCCGACGATTACGTGACCAAACCCTTCTCTCCGCGCGAGCTGATCGCGCGCGTCGGTGCGGTCCTGCGCCGGGTGCGCCCCGCCCTTGCCGGCGAAATGCTGGAAGTCGGCGACATCAAGCTCGACGCCACCAGCCACAAGGCCACCCGCCGCGGTCATTCGCTGCAGCTGGGGCCGACCGAATTTCGTCTGCTGCGCTTTTTCATGGAACATCCCGGCCGCGTCTTCAGCCGCGGACAATTGCTCGACGCGGTCTGGGGCACCGGCAGCGACATCGAACTGCGAACGGTCGACGTGCATATTCGCCGCCTTCGCAAGGGCTTGACCGTCGAGGGTAGCAAGGATCCAGTCCGCACCGTCCGCTCCGCAGGTTACGCCTTCGAAGCGGCCTAG
- the phoU gene encoding phosphate signaling complex protein PhoU — protein sequence MIMEHTVKAFEEDITRLRGLVAEMGGLAELSVQESLDAIVNGDEELGNRVIARDKEIDTLEMEIDRLAVRTIALRAPMADDLREVIAALKIAGVVERIGDYAKNIAKRVNRIEGRRRFEPLALIPAMGEIAVEMVHDVLTAYAARDPMLAKEVIARDARVDAFYDSIFRNVVTHMVENPATIGSAAQLLFVARNIERVGDHATNVAEMVHFSATGIYPPDREDHEG from the coding sequence CTGATTATGGAACACACGGTCAAAGCGTTCGAGGAAGACATCACTCGCCTGCGCGGGCTGGTTGCCGAGATGGGCGGCCTTGCCGAGCTGTCGGTCCAGGAATCGCTCGATGCCATCGTGAATGGCGACGAGGAACTGGGCAACCGGGTCATCGCCCGCGACAAGGAAATCGACACGCTGGAGATGGAAATCGACCGGCTGGCGGTTCGCACCATCGCCCTGCGCGCACCCATGGCTGACGACCTGCGCGAGGTGATCGCAGCGCTGAAGATCGCCGGCGTGGTGGAACGGATCGGCGATTACGCCAAGAACATCGCGAAGCGCGTCAACCGGATCGAGGGGCGCCGCCGATTCGAGCCGCTGGCGCTGATCCCCGCCATGGGCGAGATCGCGGTCGAGATGGTGCATGACGTGCTGACTGCCTATGCCGCGCGCGATCCGATGCTGGCCAAGGAAGTGATCGCCCGCGATGCGCGCGTCGATGCGTTCTATGACAGCATCTTCCGCAATGTCGTGACCCACATGGTCGAGAATCCCGCCACCATCGGCAGCGCCGCGCAATTGCTGTTCGTCGCCCGCAATATCGAGCGGGTGGGCGATCATGCGACCAATGTCGCTGAAATGGTGCATTTCTCCGCCACGGGCATCTATCCGCCCGACCGCGAGGATCACGAGGGCTGA